The Lycium barbarum isolate Lr01 chromosome 12, ASM1917538v2, whole genome shotgun sequence genome includes a region encoding these proteins:
- the LOC132623982 gene encoding serine/threonine-protein phosphatase 7 long form homolog isoform X1, whose product MEFPRVCVHPGPEVYDVLTLQEKHRSEAVWDGSLRGPTGCLFPRRADTEFWKHVRRHPFHPRILDYIGLCGFRGVIEVGCVSYDWAVITALIERWRPETHTFHLRTGEATITLQDIEVMFGLVVDGYPLNNLNARYIDIGGWQQLIHELTGWAPGLDCFNGVSRLEVHKLIEYIRGLDDITDQTPEIDVQQRVRLYLLWLCGGTIFPDKSGDLLNLDYLLDMRDLRAMNEQAWGAAALSYLYTCLCRASLRKAKDVCGFISLLQVWAWERIIPMQPPCRALPPHTALARRWTHRKSHENEARDVLPICRDVLDNLIDGQFVWQPYSEAIINRLPEWCLRGRDIWMAKVPLICGIYREWHMVNRVLRQFGRKQHIPGPCAEIDPFHYKRDKRYAIKVEDQEYFTETDFLWGNRRDSLIQAEYETQDPQSLSEYFCWYRRHSRTFIGNPAHKVDRGYQHMEGRHEALALGHQESYRLAQQTIQDPTKSNEVKEIAEMFSHINTESMAAASLGTMLSFAPYYTPPAEYVEPPTMQVPRHQRPNVPRPAARGRGRQSGNRRGRTPVDHQLVDEEEVRFDQDMPSSTMHTDDDAYHPIIDFMSSSSTLAPEVQSPAVIRSEGPFQAFASSGPISLAVMAQQFSGQTSSSYGMTEGPLPAFTGQSSSIGRRLSFTDSPMEFDVGSSHILVPDVQTLEPQDTGVIQEDDHQRRSKRERRQTRCGTGGKKGHCKN is encoded by the exons atggagtttccacgggtatgcgtacatccggggccagaagtgtacgatgtgttaacactccaggagaagcatCGTTCAGAGGCTGTGTGGGATGGTTCCTTGAGAGGACCGACTGGATGCCTGTTTCCTCGCCGCGCGGATACTGAATTTTGGAAGCATGTGAGGcgtcatccttttcatcctcgcatccttgactacattggcctgtgtggatttaggggagtaatagaggtaggatgtgtatcatatgattgggcagtcatcactgcacttatagagagatggcgtcctgagacgcacacctttcatctgcgtacaggtgaggcgaccatcacattacaagatatcgaggtcatgtttggcttggttgttgatggttatcccttgaataatcttaatgctaGATATATCGATATTGGTGGGTGGCAACAATTGATCCATGAGCTTACTGGTTGGGCACCCGGTCtggattgttttaatggtgttagtaggttagaagtacataaattaattgaatatattagaggcttagatgatattacagatcagaccccagaaattgatgtgcaacagcgggttaggttgtacttgctatggCTTTGTGGCGGCACGATATTTCCGGATAAGTCCGGTGACTTACTGAATTTAGATTATTTGCTTGACATGCGTGACCTTAGAGCAATGAATGAACAAGCTTGGGGAGCGGCtgcattgtcatatttgtatacttgtttatgcCGTGCTTCGTTGAGGAAAGCGaaggatgtgtgtggattcatttccttattgcag gtttgggcttgggagcgcATTATACCGATGCAGCCACCATGCAGGGCTCTTCCGCCACACACGGCTCTTGCACGAAGGTGGACTCATCGTAAATCCCACGAAAATGAGGCACGCGATGTTTTACccatatgtagggatgtattggACAACCTAATAGATGGCcag TTTGTGTGGCAGCCTTATTCAGAGGCCATCATCAACAGACTCCCTGAGTGGTGTCTGCGTGGCCGAGATATTTGGATGGCGAAAGTTCCCCTTATTTGTGGGATCTATCGAGAGTGGCACATGGTAAACCGCGTTCTCAGACAGTTTGGTAGGAAGCAACATATTCCGGGTCCATGTGCAGAGATTGATCCTTTTCATTACAAACGTGACAAGCGGTATGCTATAAAAGTGGAGGATCAAGAATATTTTACAGAAACAGACTTTTTGTGGGGAAATCGTCGAGATAGTTTAATTCAGGCCGAGTATGAAACTCAAGATCCACAGTCACTATCAgagtatttttgttggtatcgacgtcactcgcgcactttcataggaaatcctgcgcataaagtggatagaggataccaacacatggaaggcaggcatgaggcactg GCTTTAGGACATCAAGAATCATACAGGTTGGCTCAGCAGACTATCCAAGATCCAACCAAGTCTAATGAAGTGAAGGAAATAGCAGAGATGTTTAGCCACATTAATACAGAGTCCATGGCTGCTGCCTCTCTGGGGACGATGTTGAGTTTCGCTCCATATTATACACCACCGGCAGAGTATGTTGAGCCGCCTACTATGCAAGTGCCTCGTCATCAACGTCCTAATGTACCAAGACCTGCGGCGCGTGGTAGAGGACGCCAATCAGGTAACAGACGGGGTCGAACTCCCGTGGATCACCAGTTGGTTGATGAGGAAGAGGTTCGTTTTGATCAAGATATGCCCAGCTCAACGATGCATACAGATGATGATGCATATCACCCAATAATAGATTTTATGTCCAGCTCATCGACGTTAGCTCCCGAGGTTCAATCACCAGCAGTAATCAGAAGTGAGGGGCCTTTTCAGGCATTCGCATCGTCTGGGCCTATTAGCCTGGCAGTTATGGCCCAACAGTTTAGTGGTCAGACAAGCAGCTCTTATGGGATGACTGAGGGGCCTTTACCTGCATTCACTGGACAGAGCTCTTCAATTGGGAGGAGACTGAGTTTTACCGAT TCTCCCATGGAATTTGATGTTGGATCCTCACACATTCTTGTGCCGGATGTACAGACTTTAGAGCCACAG gaTACAGGTGTGATACAAGAGGACGATCACCAACGTAGATCAAAACGAGAACGTCGTCAAACTCGGTGTGGCACGGGGGGGAAAAAGGGACActgtaaaaattaa
- the LOC132623982 gene encoding serine/threonine-protein phosphatase 7 long form homolog isoform X2 encodes MRDLRAMNEQAWGAAALSYLYTCLCRASLRKAKDVCGFISLLQVWAWERIIPMQPPCRALPPHTALARRWTHRKSHENEARDVLPICRDVLDNLIDGQFVWQPYSEAIINRLPEWCLRGRDIWMAKVPLICGIYREWHMVNRVLRQFGRKQHIPGPCAEIDPFHYKRDKRYAIKVEDQEYFTETDFLWGNRRDSLIQAEYETQDPQSLSEYFCWYRRHSRTFIGNPAHKVDRGYQHMEGRHEALALGHQESYRLAQQTIQDPTKSNEVKEIAEMFSHINTESMAAASLGTMLSFAPYYTPPAEYVEPPTMQVPRHQRPNVPRPAARGRGRQSGNRRGRTPVDHQLVDEEEVRFDQDMPSSTMHTDDDAYHPIIDFMSSSSTLAPEVQSPAVIRSEGPFQAFASSGPISLAVMAQQFSGQTSSSYGMTEGPLPAFTGQSSSIGRRLSFTDSPMEFDVGSSHILVPDVQTLEPQDTGVIQEDDHQRRSKRERRQTRCGTGGKKGHCKN; translated from the exons ATGCGTGACCTTAGAGCAATGAATGAACAAGCTTGGGGAGCGGCtgcattgtcatatttgtatacttgtttatgcCGTGCTTCGTTGAGGAAAGCGaaggatgtgtgtggattcatttccttattgcag gtttgggcttgggagcgcATTATACCGATGCAGCCACCATGCAGGGCTCTTCCGCCACACACGGCTCTTGCACGAAGGTGGACTCATCGTAAATCCCACGAAAATGAGGCACGCGATGTTTTACccatatgtagggatgtattggACAACCTAATAGATGGCcag TTTGTGTGGCAGCCTTATTCAGAGGCCATCATCAACAGACTCCCTGAGTGGTGTCTGCGTGGCCGAGATATTTGGATGGCGAAAGTTCCCCTTATTTGTGGGATCTATCGAGAGTGGCACATGGTAAACCGCGTTCTCAGACAGTTTGGTAGGAAGCAACATATTCCGGGTCCATGTGCAGAGATTGATCCTTTTCATTACAAACGTGACAAGCGGTATGCTATAAAAGTGGAGGATCAAGAATATTTTACAGAAACAGACTTTTTGTGGGGAAATCGTCGAGATAGTTTAATTCAGGCCGAGTATGAAACTCAAGATCCACAGTCACTATCAgagtatttttgttggtatcgacgtcactcgcgcactttcataggaaatcctgcgcataaagtggatagaggataccaacacatggaaggcaggcatgaggcactg GCTTTAGGACATCAAGAATCATACAGGTTGGCTCAGCAGACTATCCAAGATCCAACCAAGTCTAATGAAGTGAAGGAAATAGCAGAGATGTTTAGCCACATTAATACAGAGTCCATGGCTGCTGCCTCTCTGGGGACGATGTTGAGTTTCGCTCCATATTATACACCACCGGCAGAGTATGTTGAGCCGCCTACTATGCAAGTGCCTCGTCATCAACGTCCTAATGTACCAAGACCTGCGGCGCGTGGTAGAGGACGCCAATCAGGTAACAGACGGGGTCGAACTCCCGTGGATCACCAGTTGGTTGATGAGGAAGAGGTTCGTTTTGATCAAGATATGCCCAGCTCAACGATGCATACAGATGATGATGCATATCACCCAATAATAGATTTTATGTCCAGCTCATCGACGTTAGCTCCCGAGGTTCAATCACCAGCAGTAATCAGAAGTGAGGGGCCTTTTCAGGCATTCGCATCGTCTGGGCCTATTAGCCTGGCAGTTATGGCCCAACAGTTTAGTGGTCAGACAAGCAGCTCTTATGGGATGACTGAGGGGCCTTTACCTGCATTCACTGGACAGAGCTCTTCAATTGGGAGGAGACTGAGTTTTACCGAT TCTCCCATGGAATTTGATGTTGGATCCTCACACATTCTTGTGCCGGATGTACAGACTTTAGAGCCACAG gaTACAGGTGTGATACAAGAGGACGATCACCAACGTAGATCAAAACGAGAACGTCGTCAAACTCGGTGTGGCACGGGGGGGAAAAAGGGACActgtaaaaattaa